Proteins encoded by one window of Anas platyrhynchos isolate ZD024472 breed Pekin duck chromosome 14, IASCAAS_PekinDuck_T2T, whole genome shotgun sequence:
- the GPRIN1 gene encoding G protein-regulated inducer of neurite outgrowth 1 encodes MGSAKEPEGLQLLSREAEDACEPGAGSSGCPAVGERLPSSGCAAGGRAMRNCCGAEPEAPGSAEKAPVPTGPAPGALGSAAAGSCAAPVGTAPVGTAPACGPAGPGTPKEKAAPVPPLPEPCLKAPSKDAGSAPAPAKHVAFLEPATGAPGTGSTLMPSQEQPQGGTDASPGAAPQVGGAEAAKPPQGGMAAPPGGGQGRGEGNADAESSQQPRTAKLLCESYSFEVTPPQDAGTQDMGTQVDSRASLVSVALSPMSPPDGAAAFTFPKREPGSAAAPHPGAAPSKKDAEMQVSMPVETRSVATGPMTPVAKSPQASYPEVHVKGGAVEEAPEPIREVSWDEKGMTWEVYGASMEVEVLGMAIQKHLEKQIEEHGRQVVMTPQSTRAGSVKGAPRKGEAKRQPSVFRALLQNVRRPRCCSRAGPAME; translated from the coding sequence ATGGGCAGCGCTAAGGAGCCCGAGGGCTTGCAGCTGCTGAGCCGTGAGGCCGAGGACGCCTGCGAGCCCGGTGCCGGCTCCTCAGGCTGCCCAGCGGTGGGCGAGCGCCTGCCCAGCTCCGGCTGCGCCGCGGGCGGCCGTGCCATGAGGAACTGCTGCGGGGCTGAGCCTGAGGCCCCAGGCTCGGCGGAGAAGGCGCCAGTGCCGACAGGACCGGCTCCCGGTGCGCTTGGGAGCGCAGCGGCGGGGAGCTGTGCGGCACCCGTCGGCACTGCACCCGTCGGCACTGCCCCTGCCTGTGGTCCCGCGGGCCCCGGCACCCCGAAGGAGAAAGctgcccccgtgccccccctgcCCGAGCCCTGCCTCAAGGCACCCAGCAAGGACGCGGGGAGCGCGCCGGCTCCGGCCAAGCACGTGGCGTTCCTGGAGCCGGCCACGGGAGCACCGGGGACCGGCAGCACCCTGATGCcaagccaggagcagccccagggtggCACAGACGCGTCCCCGGGAGCTGCCCCCCAGGTGGGGGGCGCTGAGGCTGCCAAGCCCCCCCAGGGAGGCATGGCCGCCCCCCCCGGAGGGGGTCAGGGCAGAGGCGAGGGGAACGCAGACGCCgagagcagccagcagccccgGACAGCCAAGCTGCTGTGTGAATCCTACTCGTTCGAGGTGACCCCGCCTCAGGATGCCGGAACgcaggacatggggacacaagTGGACAGCCGAGCGTCCCTGGTGTCGGTGGCCCTGAGCCCCATGAGCCCCCCGGACGGGGCCGCCGCCTTCACCTTCCCCAAGAGAGAGCCAggctccgccgccgccccgcaccCAGGGGCAGCCCCCTCCAAGAAGGACGCGGAGATGCAGGTGTCCATGCCCGTGGAGACCCGCTCGGTGGCCACCGGGCCCATGACGCCGGTGGCCAAGTCCCCGCAGGCCTCGTACCCCGAGGTGCACGTGAAGGGGGGGGCGGTGGAGGAGGCTCCGGAGCCCATCCGGGAGGTGAGCTGGGACGAGAAGGGGATGACGTGGGAGGTGTACGGGGCCTCCAtggaggtggaggtgctgggcaTGGCCATCCAGAAGCACCTGGAGAAGCAGATCGAGGAGCACGGGCGGCAGGTGGTGATGACCCCGCAGAGCACCCGCGCCGGCTCCGTCAAAGGAGCCCCCCGCAAAGGCGAGGCGAAGAGGCAGCCCAGCGTCTTTCGGGCTCTGCTGCAAAACGTCCGGCGGCCCCGCTGCTGCTCCCGCGCCGGCCCCGCCATGGAGTGA